CAGCGATCACAACGTAGTCTGCATAAGCCTTCGCAACACCAGCCGCCACCGTTCCAACACCGCAGCCGGAAACCAGTTTCACGCCAACCGTCGCCTTCGAATTCACACGCTTCAGATCGTAGATTAGCTGTGCCAGGTCTTCGATCGAGTAGATGTCATGATGCGGCGGAGGCGAGATCAACGAAACACCAGGCTGCGCATGACGCAGGCGGGCGATCAACCCGCTCACCTTGTGGCCCGGAAGCTGTCCGCCCTCACCAGGCTTGGCTCCCTGCGCGACCTTGATCTCAATTTCTTCGGCATGAGCGAGATACTCGGCAGTGACACCGAAGCGTCCCGAAGCAATCTGCTTGATCTTGTTGTTTAGTGAGACGTGAACCGCTGGAGCCGCAATCATAGGTTCGGCAACAGCAACGCCGCCTTGCGCATGCAACGCAGCGCTTGTTCCGCCCGAGCCAGGAAGGTTCTCTGACCCGACTGGATGCTGACGATAGACAGCGGAGTCTTCTCCGCCTTCGCCGGTGTTCGAGCGGGCACCCAGCATATTCATCGCGGCGGTAATGGTCTGGTGCGCTTCTGGACTCAGGGAACCCAGAGACATCGCACTGGCCACAAACCGCTTCGCCAGGCTTGCAGGCTTCTCCACCTCGTCGAGCGAGAGTTCGTGTCCGGCCGGACGAATCTCCAACAGGTCGCGCAGCACCGCCGGATCGCGGGCGATCACGTCCTTGGTAAAGATGGCAAAGGCAGCAGCGGGGTCGGTCGGCTGCGGTACATTACGTGCGCTTCCCACGACGGACTGCAACGCCTTGACCGTCGGAGGTTGCCATGCATGTGGTTCGGCAACGTCCGCCTTGCGGAAGCGTACCCAGCCATAATCCGGCAGATCGGCGCTCTCACGCGGTTGCCATGTCTGGCGAAGCTGACGATCCACCTCTGTAAACCCAATCCCCGAAAGCGGAGCCGGGGTGTTCGGGAAGCAACGCTCCACAACGCTCGAGTGCAGACCGAGAATGTCGAACTGACGCGCGCTGCGGTAACTGTCGACGACAGAGATTCCCATCTTCGACATGACCTTGGCCAGGCCCGCATCGAGAGCCTTGAGCATCTTCTTCTCGGCGACGTCCGGCTCTGTGCCTGCCGGGGCAAGGGCGCGTCCGGTCTCAAGCGCAAGCCACGGACAGACCGCACCGGCGCCATAGCCGATCAGCACGGCGGCGTGGTGAATATCGCGGCAGTCGCCAGCTTCGACGGCGATACCGGTCAGCGTCCGCAAGCCAGCTGCGACCAGCGCCTGATGGATGGCTCCGGTGGCCATAGCGATGGGAACCGGCAGCTTCTCCGAGCTGGCATAACGGTCCGTCAGCAGCAGAATGCGCGCCCCGTGCCGCACCAGGTCGATCGCCTGATCACAGAGCTCATCGAGTGCCTGCACCAGGGTCAGTTTCGGAGAGAAGACGCAGGGCAGTTCCGACAGGGGCAGCTCGCTTGCGTGCGGGTAATCCCCTTTTCTCAGCGACTCGACCTGCCCCACCGACAAGAAGGGGGACGGTAGGGAGACGCCTGGAAGAGGTGCATTTTTATCCAACAGGTGCGGCCAAGGGCCGAGACGCGTATGCAGCGAGACGACGCAGGCTTCGCGCAACGGATCGATTGCGGGATTCGTCACCTGGGCAAAGCGCTGCCGGAAATAGGCATAAAGCGGCCGCGGCGTCCGCGCCAGGAAGGCCAGGGGAGTATCGTCACCCATCGACCAAACGGCATCTTTTCCATCAGTTGCCATCGGCTGCAGAATCATCCGTACATCTTCGCGGGTATAACCGAATCCCTTCTGCAGAGTTGCGAGCGCTTCATTCTCCGGGGCTGCTACGACTGCAGGAAGCAGGGGGCTGTCTTCGATTAGCTTGGCATAGATCGGATCCGCATCGAAGAGAGCAAGCAGATCTTCATCTTCAAAGACCTTGTGCTTTTCGAGATCGACCACCAGCATCTGCCCAGGACCGAGGCGACCGCTGTGGGTAACTTCATTGGGATCGAGATCGACCAGACCGATCTCCGACCCGGCTACAACAAGTCCATCCTTTGTGATGGCGAATCGACAAGGCCGCAGACCATTGCGATCCAGAATGGCTCCGACAAGGCGACCGTCCGAGAAGGCAATCGCCGCCGGTCCGTCCCACGGCTCGGTGCAGTCGGAGTGATAGCGCAGGAATGATGAAGTGTGACCGGAAGCAGCCGCCGGAGGCATCAGCATCCGCATGGCCTCCGCGAGCGTGCGGCCGTTCTGCGAGATCAGCTCGACCGTCTCGTCCAGGCTGGTCGAATCGGTTCCGCCCTGCGTGTGGACCGGCTTGCATTCCACCGGCAGCGTGGAGTCGCGCGAGGCCATGCGGGCGCGATTCCCCCATACCGTATTGATCTCTCCATTGTGTCCGAGGGTACGGCCGGGCTGAGCGCGATGCCAGGTAGGAAGGGTGTTGGTGGCGTATCGCTGATGAAAGATGGCAAAGGGAGTAACAAACTCTACTGAGGCCAGATCGGGGTAGAAAGAAGCCAGATCAACACCGGTACACATCGCCTTGTAGACGATGGTCTGAGTGGACATCGAACAGATATAACCTTCCACTTCGCCTTGTTCATGAGAACGCTCAAACTGTTTACGGGCAAGATAGAGGCGACGCTCCGTCGTTGCAGAGTCCGCGTTATCGGCGTCGATCACCAGGACCTGCCGAACCTTCGGCATGGTGGAAAGAGCCATTTCGCCGAGGTATTCCGTATGAACCGGAACGTCGCGCCAGCAAAGCACCTTGAAATCGTGCGATTGCAGGGCGCGCTCGATCAGCGCCTCCGCTCGAATCTCGTCCTGGGGGATGAAAACCATGCCCACCCCAAGAGTTTTACCCTCGGGAATCGAAAGTTTTTCGGAGCGAATCAAAAGCTCGCGCGGAACCGCAACCAGCACACCGACGCCATCACTGCTCTTACCATCGGCCGCAGTAGCTCCGCGGTGAGCAAGTCTTCCCAGAGCTGTGAGGGCTTGAGTAAGAATTCGATGAGATGGAACAGCGTCGACCGAAGCCACAAAGCCGACTCCACAAGAGTCATGATCGAAGCGTTCATCAATCAGGGACATGACTTGAGACGACTGGGAGCTTATACAGTCAGAGGGGGATGCGGACACAGAGGCGGAGACGAGAGGGCGAAACCTTTCCATAATTCACTATACGTCCGATGAACGGCGAGTTCATCGAATAACCTTTCCGTCAAGGTGTGGTGATGTTCCGCGTGGAACGTCTTGCATAAATATACACTACAATGTATATTTATGCAAAGCCCGGGAGTCTTCTTGTTGTCTGTGGCAGAAAAGAGCTGAAACACAGGTGAAACAACAACGTCATACCGTAATCCGTGAACTGCTGGCCAAGGGACCGATCGCCAGCCAGGATGAGCTACGGCGAAAACTTGCGGGGCGTGGTTTTCATGTTACACAAGCCACGCTCTCTCGCGACATCCACGAGTTGCGATTATCGAAAGGGCCTGATGGATATTCCCTCTCCAATGGAGGAGACCACGAAGAAGACTCGCTTCCGGAGATCCGAGAAGTGCTTCAAAGTTTTGGCCTTGAGGTGCGACAAGCGGCAAATCTCCTGGTGGTAATGACTACGACTGGAGGAGCGCAGCCCATTGCTGCAGGAATGGACTATGAGGACTGGCCCGAGGTTGTTGGGACCATTGCAGGAGACGATACAGTTTTAATTATCTGCCCCGATGTGGAGCAGGCGACACAGTTGAAGACGCGGATTGAAGGGTACATTGGCTAATCTGGACATTCTCGAGAAGACGCAGGAGGCGGGAACGGCAAATGCTGCTGTTCCCCGAGTGGCAATTGCTGGCGTAAGCGGGTATGCAGGCGGTGAGCTTGCCCGCCTGCTGCTGCGTCATCCGAACATGAACGGAACAGCTCCGCTCTTTCTGGGCAGAGCCAGTGAATCGGCCTCTGCAGAGATCACCACGATTGAATCGCTGCATCCTCACCTCGCTGGGCTTGGCACAAAAGTCTCTCATGCGATCGAGCCATTTCACTGGGACCGCCTCGTCGATACCGGGATCGAAATTCTGTTCCTCGCGCTGCCTCATGAGCAGTCGCGCGAGTGGGCCCCCGAGGCCATCCAACGCGGCATCCGCGTAATCGACCTTAGCGGAGCATGGCGCCTGAAGGAAGAGAGCAACCGCGCCGTCTACAAGCTGACGGATGCTGATCCAGCGGTAGCTGCAAAACTCCAGCAAGAGGCTGTCTTCGGCTGCCCGGAGCTACACCGCGAAGAGATTCGCACCGCCCGGCTGGTTGCGAATCCGGGCTGCTACTCCACATCTTCCATTCTTGCGCTGGCTCCACTGGTGCGTGCTGGAGTCATCGATCTTGAACGTGGAATCGTATGCGACGCAAAGTCTGGTGTCAGCGGAGCCGGCAAAGCTCCTACATCCAAGACGCATTTCATGTATGCGGCGGACAACCTTTCTGCGTATTCCGTCTTTGGCCATCGCCACACGGGCGAGCTTCTGGAGCAATTAGGGTTGAGCGCGGATCAGATTCAGTTCACACCGCATCTGCTGCCAATACCCCGAGGTATTTTGTCGACGGTCTATCTGAGACTGAAACAACCAATGACAGCGACTGCGATCACGGAACTGTTCCACAATTTCTACCAGGGAAGCCCAATGGTTCGACTGCATGCCACGCCTGAGCTTCCGCAGATTCAGCACATCGTACGCACAAACTTCTGCGATCTCGGATTTGCACTGGATCGAAGCGGGGAACGTCTGATTGTCGTTTCCTGCTTGGATAACCTATTGAAAGGCGCCGCCGGACAGGCCGTGCAGAACATGAACCTGATGTGCGGGTGGAAAGAAGAGGAGGGCTTGCTGTGAGATTCGTCGTTAAGTTAGGCGGTGCGGGCCTGGAAAAACCCGAACTGTTGCATGCCGCGGGCAAAGCGATCGCCGAAATGGTTGCGGATGGCAACCAGGTGGCCGTAGTCCATGGCGGTGGCGTGCAGCTGACGCGAACCCTGACACAACTGGGCAAAAAGAGCGAGTTTATCTCGGGCCTCCGCGTAACAGATGCAGAGACACGCGATGCTGCGCTGATGGTACTTGCCGGCCGCGTCAATAAATCTCTGGTCGCGTCATTGGCTTCGCATGGACAAGCTGCCGTTGGCCTCTCTGGTGGCGACGGCCATGTCTTTCGTGCGCGCAAGAAGAAGACCAATCCCGATCTAGGATTTGTCGGTGAAATTGCCGCGACTGATCCACGCTGGCTCGAAGCCATCTGGACCATGGGGGCTGTACCGGTAATCTCGTCGATTGCGCTCGGTTTCGATGGAGAGTACTACAATGTTAATGCGGACGAGATGGCAGCAGCCTGTGCGATTTCGACCAAAGCCGACACGTTGGTCTTCCTGACTGACGTGCCGGGGGTGAAGGGGGCTGACGGCAGCGTAATGCGCTGGCTGACGCTCGGGCAGATTCCTGCGCTCGAGAAGCAACAGGTAATATCCGGTGGAATGTTGCCCAAACTGAATGCATGCCGACAGGCACTGTTGCATGGCGTCAAGCGCGTGCGCATCCTGCCTGCGGAGTCCGCGGTACTTTTACCGGATCTCTGCTCAACACGAGTTAACGACGGAACGGAGGTCATGGTCGCATGAACCTGGCATCGATTCAGGCTGCCGAAAGCAAGCTGCTGCTCAACACCTATGAGCGGAATCCTTATCTCTTCGTCAGCGGCAAGGGCGTCTTTCTGGAAGACGAAAATGGAGAACAGTTTCTTGACCTGCTCAGCGGCATCGGCGTCTCTGCGCTGGGTTACGGTCATCCCGCCATTGAGCAAGCGATTACAGAGCAGAGCCAACGCCTGCTTCACACTTCGAATCTTTTTTTCCATCAGGGCACGGCCGAGCTTGCCCTGCGCCTGACCGAG
This portion of the Edaphobacter sp. 4G125 genome encodes:
- a CDS encoding glutamate synthase-related protein, with the protein product MSLIDERFDHDSCGVGFVASVDAVPSHRILTQALTALGRLAHRGATAADGKSSDGVGVLVAVPRELLIRSEKLSIPEGKTLGVGMVFIPQDEIRAEALIERALQSHDFKVLCWRDVPVHTEYLGEMALSTMPKVRQVLVIDADNADSATTERRLYLARKQFERSHEQGEVEGYICSMSTQTIVYKAMCTGVDLASFYPDLASVEFVTPFAIFHQRYATNTLPTWHRAQPGRTLGHNGEINTVWGNRARMASRDSTLPVECKPVHTQGGTDSTSLDETVELISQNGRTLAEAMRMLMPPAAASGHTSSFLRYHSDCTEPWDGPAAIAFSDGRLVGAILDRNGLRPCRFAITKDGLVVAGSEIGLVDLDPNEVTHSGRLGPGQMLVVDLEKHKVFEDEDLLALFDADPIYAKLIEDSPLLPAVVAAPENEALATLQKGFGYTREDVRMILQPMATDGKDAVWSMGDDTPLAFLARTPRPLYAYFRQRFAQVTNPAIDPLREACVVSLHTRLGPWPHLLDKNAPLPGVSLPSPFLSVGQVESLRKGDYPHASELPLSELPCVFSPKLTLVQALDELCDQAIDLVRHGARILLLTDRYASSEKLPVPIAMATGAIHQALVAAGLRTLTGIAVEAGDCRDIHHAAVLIGYGAGAVCPWLALETGRALAPAGTEPDVAEKKMLKALDAGLAKVMSKMGISVVDSYRSARQFDILGLHSSVVERCFPNTPAPLSGIGFTEVDRQLRQTWQPRESADLPDYGWVRFRKADVAEPHAWQPPTVKALQSVVGSARNVPQPTDPAAAFAIFTKDVIARDPAVLRDLLEIRPAGHELSLDEVEKPASLAKRFVASAMSLGSLSPEAHQTITAAMNMLGARSNTGEGGEDSAVYRQHPVGSENLPGSGGTSAALHAQGGVAVAEPMIAAPAVHVSLNNKIKQIASGRFGVTAEYLAHAEEIEIKVAQGAKPGEGGQLPGHKVSGLIARLRHAQPGVSLISPPPHHDIYSIEDLAQLIYDLKRVNSKATVGVKLVSGCGVGTVAAGVAKAYADYVVIAGNTGGTGAAALSSIKYAGNPWELGLAEAQQVLMQNGMRGRVRLRTDGGLATARDVLVAALLGADEFAFGTAVLVVLGCDMARQCHLNTCPTGIATQKPELRAKFRGKPEHVVRFFEELSADLRHLLARYGLPSLEAAVGRSDLLEQVRFDGNLDLSPMLTQVNDGPRRWMGGRNDQPLPKPAIDEKWVAPALEAVEAGKPYVVSSQIANGDRSVGTRLAGELALRRAQADLHADVTFDLHGTAGQSFAAFAVEGMKLILDGQANDFVGKGLSGGEIVIRPRGLAAKDSGQHVILGNVALYGATSGKLFAAGRAGERFAVRNSGATAVVEGVGDHGCEYMTGGTVVVLGKTGMNFGAGMTGGVAWIYDIDGSFLSDSKFHPEFIDPTPFSSLDSDAQVSLKALIEEHVALSDSGLAKAMLADWETSSKAFVRLSPKSQV
- a CDS encoding arginine repressor, translated to MKQQRHTVIRELLAKGPIASQDELRRKLAGRGFHVTQATLSRDIHELRLSKGPDGYSLSNGGDHEEDSLPEIREVLQSFGLEVRQAANLLVVMTTTGGAQPIAAGMDYEDWPEVVGTIAGDDTVLIICPDVEQATQLKTRIEGYIG
- the argC gene encoding N-acetyl-gamma-glutamyl-phosphate reductase; translated protein: MDILEKTQEAGTANAAVPRVAIAGVSGYAGGELARLLLRHPNMNGTAPLFLGRASESASAEITTIESLHPHLAGLGTKVSHAIEPFHWDRLVDTGIEILFLALPHEQSREWAPEAIQRGIRVIDLSGAWRLKEESNRAVYKLTDADPAVAAKLQQEAVFGCPELHREEIRTARLVANPGCYSTSSILALAPLVRAGVIDLERGIVCDAKSGVSGAGKAPTSKTHFMYAADNLSAYSVFGHRHTGELLEQLGLSADQIQFTPHLLPIPRGILSTVYLRLKQPMTATAITELFHNFYQGSPMVRLHATPELPQIQHIVRTNFCDLGFALDRSGERLIVVSCLDNLLKGAAGQAVQNMNLMCGWKEEEGLL
- the argB gene encoding acetylglutamate kinase, which produces MRFVVKLGGAGLEKPELLHAAGKAIAEMVADGNQVAVVHGGGVQLTRTLTQLGKKSEFISGLRVTDAETRDAALMVLAGRVNKSLVASLASHGQAAVGLSGGDGHVFRARKKKTNPDLGFVGEIAATDPRWLEAIWTMGAVPVISSIALGFDGEYYNVNADEMAAACAISTKADTLVFLTDVPGVKGADGSVMRWLTLGQIPALEKQQVISGGMLPKLNACRQALLHGVKRVRILPAESAVLLPDLCSTRVNDGTEVMVA